Proteins co-encoded in one Gopherus evgoodei ecotype Sinaloan lineage chromosome 4, rGopEvg1_v1.p, whole genome shotgun sequence genomic window:
- the FADD gene encoding FAS-associated death domain protein translates to MDPFLSLLHSLSVSLSDNELSALKFLCLSKIGKRKLESVKTGSDLFTILLEQREIEREKVDFLQLMIKTIKREDLIMQLQEFIEGGQGDVVNHLDEKEKRQQNVAFEVICDNVGKNWKMLVRRLGISDAKIDRILTANPYNLQEQLMQSLREWQKWKGKEAKAADLIKALRDCKMNLVADKVEHELLQRED, encoded by the exons ATGGACCCATTTTTGTCTCTCCTGCATTCACTTTCCGTGAGCTTATCTGACAACGAGCTCTCTGCCCTTAAATTTCTGtgcctgagcaaaattggcaaaAGGAAGCTTGAGTCTGTCAAAACTGGCAGTGATCTCTTCACCATCCTCCTTGAACAGCGGGAGATTGAAAGAGAGAAGGTAGATTTTCTCCAACTCATGATCAAAACCATTAAAAGAGAAGATCTGATAATGCAACTACAGGAGTTCATAGAAGGTGGACAAGGCGATGTTGTTAACCACCTAGATGAGAAAGAAAAAC gtcAGCAGAATGTAGCTTTTGAAGTTATATGTGACAACGTTGGGAAGAACTGGAAAATGCTAGTTCGAAGATTAGGAATTTCTGATGCAAAAATTGACAGAATTCTAACAGCCAATCCTTATAACTTGCAAGAACAATTGATGCAGTCACTTCGAGAGTGGCAGAAATGGAAGGGAAAGGAAGCTAAGGCTGCTGACTTAATAAAAGCCCTTCGGGATTGCAAAATGAACTTGGTAGCAGACAAAGTCGAACATGAACTTTTACAACGGGAGGACTAA